A region of Toxorhynchites rutilus septentrionalis strain SRP chromosome 1, ASM2978413v1, whole genome shotgun sequence DNA encodes the following proteins:
- the LOC129775803 gene encoding glycerol kinase, giving the protein MNGTFHSKFGSLVGVLYVGHSNCRFLVYAAKNAEVLTCHEERLEVNSPHSGWVEFDPMQIWQAARESLERAVQNLVLLDIDPRDILAIGICNQRETSVLWDKGTGLPLCNAIGWCDTRTSGLVKELLVRVRGKINFLKEVCGLPFANCFSAVKIRWMLDHLGEEVVSGKELSFGTLDSWIMWNLTGGINGGIHMTDVTNASRTMLMNLRTQQWDSRLCHFFKIPQNILPQIRSCSEVYGYVIEGPLSGIPIAGCIGDQQAALLGQICLSAGQLSCNLDEGCFVLFNTAQEIIDSDNGLLSTIAFKLGPKAETFYALEGAIPHAGSSIGWMHENLQLPNDSNHNGSLTQSFREEPTLFSSVCSMNSSFGGYPSEARNFNPNYEVILVPAFSGYYTPYWRYKVRGVLFGLTLQTSARQILFAAYEAVCFQVREVLDSLAKDCKTWPAVTKFVAGGDLSEKPFLMQMLADLSGVSIERPQSSTPACLGTMLAAGLAADVLTLDEFRSSCIPPIDYYSSTHYSSQRDMKFRKWKIAVDRCLNFESVSETDLSKFRQEEIDPEYSVLCSIPGGVYVISSFVIIILAQFLQQNRSA; this is encoded by the exons atgaacgggaCCTTCCACAGCAAATTTGGCTCCCTGGTCGGAGTGCTGTACGTGGGCCATTCCAACTGCAGGTTTCTG GTTTATGCAGCGAAAAACGCCGAAGTGCTCACTTGCCATGAGGAGCGCTTGGAGGTCAACTCTCCGCACTCCGGTTGGGTCGAGTTCGATCCTATGCAGATATGGCAAGCAGCCAGAGAAAGCTTGGAGCGAGCGGTACAGAATCTTGTGCTGCTGGATATCGATCCACGAGATATTCTGGCGATTGGGATTTGCAATCAGCGCGAAACGAGCGTACTGTGGGACAAAGGAACTGGACTGCCGTTATGTAACGCCATAGGTTGGTGCGACACTAGGACTTCTGGTCTGGTGAAAGAACTGCTGGTGAGGGTGAGAGGTAAAATAAATTTCCTCAAGGAGGTTTGCGGATTGCCGTTCGCCAATTGCTTCAGCGCTGTGAAAATTCGCTGGATGTTGGACCACTTGGGGGAAGAGGTGGTTTCAGGGAAAGAGCTCTCGTTTGGCACTCTGGATAGTTGGATTATGTGGAATCTGACGGGCGGTATCAATGGAGGAATCCACATGACTGATGTAACGAACGCGTCGAGGACAATGTTAATGAATCTTAGGACTCAACAGTGGGATTCTAGATTGTGCCATTTCTTTAAAATTCCTCAGAATATTTTACCACAAATCAGAAGCTGCTCTGAGGTGTATGGATATGTAATTGAAGGACCTCTCAGCGGAATCCCAATAGCTGGT TGTATAGGTGACCAACAAGCTGCTCTTCTCGGTCAAATATGTCTTTCTGCCGGTCAACTGTCATGTAATTTAGATGAGGGATGTTTCGTTTTATTCAACACTGCTCAGGAGATAATCGATTCTGATAATGGTCTTCTTTCCACAATTGCCTTCAAACTAGGGCCCAAGGCGGAAACTTTCTATGCACTTGAAGGTGCTATTCCCCACGCGGGAAGCTCAATTGGTTGGATGCATGAAAATCTACAGCTACCGAACGACTCGAATCACAATGGCTCTCTTACGCAAAGTTTCCGTGAGGAGCCGACCTTATTTTCGTCGGTTTGTTCTATGAACTCTTCCTTCGGAGGGTACCCGAGCGAAGCAAGAAATTTCAATCCAAATTACGAAGTGATCCTTGTGCCCGCCTTCAGTGGTTATTATACGCCATATTGGCGGTATAAAGTACGAGGAGTTCTGTTTGGCCTCACCTTACAAACTTCTGCCCGGCAGATTCTGTTTGCCGCATATGAAGCTGTTTGTTTCCAGGTGCGCGAAGTGTTGGATTCCTTAGCGAAAGACTGCAAAACTTGGCCAGCTGTGACAAAGTTTGTTGCCGGTGGAGATCTCAGCGAGAAGCCATTCCTGATGCAAATGCTAGCCGACCTAAGTGGCGTGAGTATCGAACGGCCCCAAAGTTCGACTCCGGCTTGTCTCGGGACGATGCTAGCTGCTGGACTGGCGGCCGATGTGCTTACACTGGATGAGTTCCGGTCCAGTTGCATTCCACCTATAGACTACTATTCCTCAACACACTATTCTAGTC AACGAGATATGAAATTCCGCAAATGGAAGATAGCCGTCGATCGATGTCTGAATTTCGAATCAGTTTCCGAGACGGATCTTTCCAAGTTTCGACAGGAAGAGATAG ATCCGGAATATTCGGTTCTCTGTTCTATTCCAGGAGGAGTCTATGTGATCTCGTCTTTTGTCATCATTATTTTAGCTCAATTTCTGCAGCAGAATCGGAGCGCTTAG
- the LOC129761729 gene encoding uncharacterized protein C18orf19 homolog A yields MSLLLNSSRMVLAGSMTRSIPIRFSTHPQFRNVLTVCSNNFHCWSRPQEQSGSICYRQFPVCYRQQTPFFSSSTYQMQQHPSSDKKSHPSTAQSELDNAPEEPVKLGLFARFKKMYKEYWYVLVPVHCITSVFWFGGFYYASTSGVDVIAILESMGVSQKLIDPVRDSSLGHIAIAYLLYKIATPVRYTVTLGGSTISIKYLVQLGYIKPIPSKDRLVQMYKDKKENIQERIAERKQDFQDKMAEKKQGIQDKIAEQKQSIQERKQQLEKRKQSIMDDYQQFKSGIKKGEDTMGEK; encoded by the exons ATGTCTCTACTGCTCAATTCCTCGCGAATGGTACTCGCTGGAAGCATGACGAGATCAATCCCAATCCGATTTTCGACGCATCCCCAATTCAGGAATGTACTCACAGTTTGCTCGAACAACTTCCACTGCTGGAGTCGTCCACAGGAGCAGTCGGGATCAATTTGCTACCGACAGTTCCCAGTATGCTACCGGCAGCAGACTCCCTTTTTCAGCTCTTCCACATATCAGATGCAGCAGCACCCATCGTCGGATAAAAAGAGCCATCCAAGTACGGCACAATCAGAACTTGACAACGCTCCGGAGGAACCGGTCAAGCTTGGCCTGTTTGCACGCTTCAAGAAAATGTACAAAGAGTACTGGTACGTGCTGGTTCCGGTTCATTGCATCACGTCTGTGTTCTGGTTCGGTGGTTTCTACTATGCCTCAACGAGTGGCGTAGACGTCATTGCCATTCTCGAATCGATGGGGGTCTCACAGAAGCTGATCGATCCTGTCCGGGACTCAAGCCTTGGTCACATTGCGATCGCTTATCTGCTGTATAAAATTGCAACTCCAGTGCGTTACACCGTTACGCTAG GTGGCTCCACAATCTCCATCAAATATCTCGTTCAGCTGGGCTACATTAAGCCGATCCCGTCGAAGGATCGGTTGGTGCAAATGTACAAAGATAAGAAGGAAAATATACAGGAGCGAATTGCGGAGAGGAAACAGGATTTCCAGGATAAAATGGCTGAGAAAAAACAAGGTATACAGGATAAAATTGCCGAGCAGAAGCAAAGTATTCAGGAGCGGAAGCAGCAGCTGGAAAAACGAAAGCAAAGCATTATGGATGACTATCAGCAGTTTAAAAGTGGAATCAAGAAAGGGGAAGATACGATGGGAGAGAAATAG
- the LOC129776802 gene encoding mRNA cap guanine-N7 methyltransferase — MSQSIKRINFVPQSLSDDSDRDDDEAGGSTKPVVADKSDTPGEDTPVVGKKRPLDDDWEDDPPCKVVVKDNHTAVVASHYNKLEERGLYERTKSRIFYMRNFNNWIKSILINKYINLIKEKAALGTPLRVMDMCCGKGGDLLKWSKANITHLICTDIAEVSVEQCEARYKSMIQKGDSGKIFTAEFFAADATLKRLREKYRDASIDLQLVSCQFAFHYSFESLKQAECMLKNAAECLKVGGYFIGTIPDTNEIMKRQRAAGTDSFGNDVYRISFLCDTEKPPLFGAKYNFQLDGVVDCPEFLVHFPTLTKLALKFGLKLVEKKRFDEFYEESISTGRGLIEKMQALETFPGQSRDDHERQSNRREYAHAEKFLDQKGGGGRFAKVGTLSKSEWEASTLYMFFAFQKMKTSWDKNGRPVYS, encoded by the exons atgtcacaatctATTAAACGGATAAACTTCGTACCGCAAAGCCTATCGGATGATAGCGATCGGGACGATGATGAAGCAGGTGGAAGTACGAAGCCTGTTGTGGCTGATAAAAGCGATACCCCTGGGGAAGACACTCCAGTTGTTGGCAAAAAGCGGCCGCTGGATGATGATTGGGAGGATGATCCTCCCTGCAAAGTAGTGGTGAAAGACAACCACACAGCAGTGGTTGCTTCACATTACAACAAACTAGAGGAACGTGGTTTGTACGAAAGGACCAAGtcgaggattttttacatgagaAACTTCAACAACTGGATCAAAAGCATACTGATTAATAAGTATATAAACCTAATTAAGGAGAAAGCTGCCTTGGGGACGCCACTCCGAGTGATGGATATGTGCTGCGGAAAGGGTGGAGATTTGCTTAAATGGAGTAAGGCCAATATCACACATTTGATTTGCACGGACATTGCGGAAGTTAGTGTGGAGCAGTGCGAAGCACGATATAAGAGTATGATACAGAAAGGCGATAGCGGTAAGATATTTACGGCGGAATTTTTTGCGGCAGACGCAACGTTGAAGCGTTTGAGGGAGAAATATCGTGACGCGTCGATTGATTTACAATTGGTTAGCTGCCAGTTTGCATTTCACTATAGCTTTGAGTCACTGAAACAGGCGGAGTGCATGCTTAAGAACGCggctgaatgtttgaaagttggAGGATACTTCATAGGGACAATTCCGGATACAAACGAGATCATGAAACGTCAGCGGGCCGCCGGAACAGATTCTTTCGGGAACGACGTATACAGGATCTCATTTCTCTGTGACACAGAGAAACCTCCGTTATTTGGGGCCAAATACAACTTTCAGCTAGATGGTGTGGTCGATTGTCCAGAGTTTTTGGTTCACTTTCCGACACTGACTAAACTCGCTCTCAAATTTGGTCTTAAGCTGGTAGAGAAGAAAAGATTTGACGAGTTCTACGAGGAATCAATTTCAACGGGGCGAGGATTGATCGAGAAGATGCAAGCCCTCGAGACGTTTCCCGGTCAATCGAGGGACGATCATGAGAGGCAGTCAAATAGAAGAGAATATGCTCACGCAGAAAAATTTTTAGATCAGAAGGGGGGAGGAGGGAGGTTCGCAAAGGTTGGGACTTTGTCTAAATCGGAATGGGAGGCCAGCA cgcTGTATATGTTCTTTGcatttcaaaaaatgaaaactagTTGGGACAAAAACGGCAGACCAGTTTATTCGTGA